The following coding sequences are from one Ornithorhynchus anatinus isolate Pmale09 chromosome 11, mOrnAna1.pri.v4, whole genome shotgun sequence window:
- the LOC100074443 gene encoding keratin, type I cuticular Ha1-like, with translation MPYNCSLPSFSCRSSCTTRPCVPPSCQPCCSLPGARNIPANIGTCGWFCEGSFNGNEKETMQFLNDRLANYLEKVRQLERENAELDARIRQWCQEQVPFVCPDYQSYFRTIEELQQKILFTKSENSRLVVQIDNAKLASDDFRTKYETELSLRQLVEADINGLRRILDELTLCKADLEAQVESLKEELLCLKRNHEEEVNTLRCQIGDRLNVEVDAAPPVDLNRVLNETRCQYEALVETNRRDVEEWFIKQTEELNQQVVSSSEQLQCCQSEIIELRRTVNALEVELQAQHNLRNSLENTLTETEARYSSQLAQVQCMITNVEAQLAEIRCDLERQNQEYQVLLDVKARLECEISTYRNLLESEDCKLPSNPCATTNACGRPIGPCAPNPCAPCVPCTPCVPRSRCGPCTSFVR, from the exons ATGCCCTACAACTGCTCTCTGCCCAGCTTCAGCTGCCGCAGCAGCTGCACCACCAGGCCCTGCGTGCCGCCCAGCTGCCAACCATGCTGCTCCCTCCCCGGAGCCCGCAACATCCCCGCCAACATCGGGACCTGCGGCTGGTTCTGTGAAGGCTCCTTCAACGGCAACGAGAAGGAGACCATGCAGTTCCTGAACGACCGTCTGGCCAACTATCTGGAGAAGGTGCGCCAGCTGGAACGGGAGAACGCCGAGCTGGATGCCAGGATCCGCCAGTGGTGCCAGGAGCAGGTCCCCTTCGTGTGCCCAGACTACCAGTCCTACTTCCGGACCATCGAGGAGCTGCAGCAGAAG ATTCTGTTCACCAAGTCTGAGAATTCGCGGCTGGTGGTGCAGATTGACAACGCCAAGCTGGCTTCGGATGACTTCCGCACCAA GTACGAGACGGAGCTATCCCTCCGCCAGCTGGTGGAGGCCGACATCAACGGTCTGCGCCGCATCCTGGATGAGCTGACCCTGTGCAAGGCCGACCTGGAGGCCCAGGTGGAGTCCCTGAAGGAAGAGCTGCTCTGTCTCAAGAGGAATCATGAAGAG GAGGTCAACACCCTGCGGTGCCAGATTGGAGATCGACTGAACGTGGAGGTGGATGCCGCCCCCCCTGTGGACCTGAACAGGGTGCTGAATGAGACCAGGTGCCAGTACGAGGCCCTGGTGGAGACCAACCGCAGAGATGTGGAGGAATGGTTCATCAAGCAG ACGGAGGAGCTGAACCAGCAGGTGGTATCCAGCTCGGAGCAGCTGCAGTGCTGCCAGTCGGAGATCATCGAGCTGAGACGCACCGTCAATGCGCTGGAGGTGGAACTTCAGGCTCAGCACAACCTG aGAAATTCTCTGGAAAACACACTGACAGAGACGGAGGCCCGCTATAGTTCCCAGCTGGCCCAGGTGCAGTGCATGATCACCAATGTGGAGGCCCAGCTGGCTGAGATCCGGTGTGATCtggagcggcagaaccaggaatacCAGGTGCTGCTGGACGTCAAGGCCCGGCTGGAGTGTGAAATCTCCACATATCGCAACCTGCTGGAGAGTGAGGACTGCAA GCTTCCCAGCAACCCCTGCGCCACAACCAATGCATGCGGCAGGCCCATCGGCCCCTGCGCACCCAACCCCTGTGCGCCTTGTGTCCCTTGCACTCCCTGCGTGCCTCGCTCCCGCTGCGGCCCCTGCACCTCCTTTGTACGTTAA
- the LOC100088890 gene encoding keratin, type I cuticular Ha7, with the protein MTSSCIRTSGSLSSLKGSGRLPGGINISSIDVGGRPGAGVKAASMCLTAALANVNRPRVGVTPLGRPSLCVPASCRAACPLPGSCNIPANIGNCGNYGEGILNGHEKETMQFLNDRLANYLEKVRQLERENAELEAKIREWSKCQVPFVCPNYQSYFRTVEELQQKILCNKAESARLIVQVDNAKLAADDFRTKHESELALRKLVEADMSGMHRILDGTTLAKCDLEAQLESLKEEQLSLKTNHEQEVHNLQCQLGDKLRIELDTAPPVDLNRVLGEMRCQYEAMVETNRNDVEQWFTAQSEGLSMQVMSCSEELQCCQSEILELKCAVNALEIERQAQHKMRDCLENSLAESETRYSTELAQMQFLISNTEDQLAEIRCDLERQNQEYQVLLDVKARLEGEIATYRNLLESEDCKLPCNPCSTPASCGPPPGTPCGPRPGGAPRPPCGPRPACGGMFASAPKESLVGFSAMLLLQFPFEMLKASLLTGK; encoded by the exons ATGACTTCCAGCTGCATCCGCACCTCCGGCTCCTTGAGCTCTCTGAAGGGCAGCGGCAGGCTGCCAGGGGGCATCAACATCTCTTCTATCGATGTCGGGGGCCGACCTGGGGCTGGAGTCAAGGCTGCCTCCATGTGCCTGACTGCCGCCCTGGCCAACGTCAACCGCCCCCGCGTTGGCGTGACCCCGCTGGGCCGGCCCAGTCTCTGCGTGCCGGCCAGCTGCCGGGCCGCCTGCCCCTTGCCCGGCTCCTGCAACATCCCCGCCAACATCGGGAACTGTGGGAATTATGGCGAGGGCATCCTGAATGGCCACGAGAAGGAGACCATGCAGTTCCTGAATGACCGTCTGGCCAACTACCTGGAGAAAGTTCGCCAGCTGGAGCGGGAGAATGCCGAGCTGGAAGCCAAGATCCGCGAGTGGAGCAAATGCCAAGTCCCCTTTGTATGCCCCAACTACCAGTCCTATTTCCGGACTGTCGAGGAGCTGCAGCAGAAG ATCCTTTGCAACAAGGCTGAGAGTGCCAGGCTGATCGTTCAGGTCGATAATGCCAAGCTGGCGGCTGATGACTTCAGAACAAA GCACGAGAGCGAGCTGGCCCTCCGCAAGCTGGTGGAGGCCGACATGAGCGGCATGCACAGGATCTTGGATGGGACCACGCTGGCCAAGTGTGACCTGGAAGCTCAGCTCGAGTCCCTGAAGGAGGAGCAGCTTTCCCTCAAGACCAACCACGAGCAG GAGGTACACAACCTGCAGTGCCAGCTGGGAGACAAACTCCGAATCGAGCTGGACACTGCGCCACCCGTGGACCTGAACCGGGTACTGGGGGAGATGCGCTGCCAGTACGAGGCCATGGTGGAGACCAACCGCAATGATGTGGAGCAGTGGTTCACGGCCCAG TCGGAGGGGCTGAGCATGCAAGTGATGTCCTGCTCGGAGGAGCTGCAGTGCTGCCAGTCGGAGATCCTGGAGCTGAAATGCGCCGTCAACGCACTGGAGATCGAACGTCAGGCACAGCACAAGATG AGAGATTGCCTGGAGAACTCGCTGGCGGAGTCAGAGACCCGCTACAGTACGGAGCTGGCCCAGATGCAGTTCCTGATCAGCAACACGGAAGACCAGCTGGCTGAGATCCGCTGTGACCTGGAACGACAGAACCAGGAGTACCAGGTGTTGCTGGATGTCAAGGCCCGGCTGGAGGGGGAGATTGCCACCTACCGCAATCTGCTGGAGAGCGAGGACTGCAA acttccctgcAATCCGTGCTCTACTCCTGCCTCCTGTGGCCCTCCACCAGGCACACCCTGTGGCCCCCGCCCAGGaggggccccccgcccgccctgtgGCCCCCGCCCGGCCTGCGGAGGCA TGTTCGCTTCCGCTCCCAAGGAGTCTCTTGTGGGCTTttcagccatgctgctgcttcagtttccttttgaGATGCTTAAAGCTTCTTTGTTAACTGGCAAATAA
- the LOC100088880 gene encoding keratin, type I cuticular Ha7-like has translation MASPCCRSTVGTTGSLRSGRFSEARAASMCLTAALANVNRPRVGVTPLGRPSLCVPASCRAACPLPGSCNIPANIGNCGNFCEGILNGHEKETMQFLNDRLANYLEKVRQLEQENAELETKIREWSKCQVPFVCPDYQCQFRTIEELQQKILCTKSENARLVVQIDNAKLAADDFRTKYETELSLRQLVEADIGGLRRILDDLTLAKSDLEAQVESLKEELLCLKKNHEQEVHNLQCQLGDKLRIELDTAPPVDLNRVLGEMRCQYEAMVETNRNDVEQWFTAQSEGLSMQVMSCSEELQCCQSEILELRRTVNALEIELQAQHKMRNCLENSLAESEARYSTELAQMQFLISNTEDQLAEIRCDLERQNQEYQVLLDVKARLESEISTYRGLLESEDCK, from the exons ATGGCCTCCCCCTGCTGCAGATCTACCGTTGGAACCACCGGCTCCCTCAGGAGTGGCAGGTTTTCAGAGGCCAGGGCTGCTTCCATGTGCCTGACCGCTGCCCTGGCCAACGTCAACCGCCCCCGCGTTGGCGTGACCCCGCTGGGCCGGCCCAGTCTCTGCGTGCCGGCCAGCTGCCGGGCCGCCTGCCCCTTGCCTGGCTCCTGCAACATCCCCGCCAACATTGGGAACTGCGGAAATTTCTGTGAGGGCATCCTGAATGGCCACGAGAAGGAGACCATGCAGTTCCTGAATGACCGTCTGGCCAACTACCTGGAGAAGGTGCGCCAGCTGGAGCAGGAGAATGCTGAGCTGGAGACCAAGATCCGTGAGTGGAGCAAATGCCAAGTCCCCTTTGTGTGCCCGGACTATCAGTGCCAATTCCGGACCATAGAAGAGCTGCAGCAGAAG ATCCTGTGCACCAAGTCTGAGAACGCACGGCTGGTGGTGCAGATCGACAATGCCAAGCTGGCTGCGGACGACTTCCGCACCAA GTATGAGACGGAGCTGTCCCTTCGCCAGCTAGTGGAGGCCGACATAGGGGGCCTCCGCCGCATCCTGGATGACTTGACATTGGCCAAAAGTGATCTGGAAGCCCAGGTGGAGTCACTGAAGGAGGAGCTGCTCTGCCTCAAGAAGAACCATGAACAG GAAGTGCACAACCTGCAGTGCCAGCTGGGAGACAAACtccgaatcgagttggacaccgcaCCACCCGTGGACCTGAACcgggtgctgggggagatgcgctGTCAGTACGAGGCCATGGTGGAGACCAACCGCAATGACGTGGAGCAGTGGTTCACGGCCCAG TCGGAAGGACTGAGCATGCAGGTGATGTCCTGCTCGGAGGAGCTGCAGTGCTGCCAGTCGGAGATCCTGGAGCTGAGACGAACGGTTAATGCGCTGGAGATCGAGCTACAGGCACAGCATAAGATG AGAAACTGCCTGGAGAATTCGCTGGCAGAGTCGGAAGCCCGCTACAGCACAGAGCTGGCCCAGATGCAGTTCCTGATCAGCAACACGGAAGACCAGCTGGCCGAGATCCGCTGTGACCtggagcggcagaaccaggaatacCAGGTGCTGCTGGATGTGAAGGCCCGACTGGAGAGCGAGATCTCTACCTATCGGGGCCTGCTGGAGAGCGAGGACTGCAAGTAG